One segment of Olsenella uli DSM 7084 DNA contains the following:
- a CDS encoding kinase/pyrophosphorylase, whose amino-acid sequence MTDVTTGEEIPEVTPIVFVISDARGKTATGVVEAAASQFGEEAVVIKQLGNVHSVSMVCDYLDKNVDPDLPLAVFHTIVDRNLRRDIRRELDKRGIPSIDLLGPSITVISTLTGEEPKYEPGRRTVTEVETL is encoded by the coding sequence ATGACGGACGTCACGACAGGAGAAGAGATTCCCGAGGTCACTCCCATAGTGTTTGTCATCTCGGACGCGCGCGGCAAGACGGCGACCGGCGTCGTCGAGGCGGCAGCCTCCCAGTTTGGCGAGGAGGCCGTCGTGATCAAGCAGCTGGGAAACGTCCACAGCGTCAGCATGGTCTGCGACTACCTTGACAAAAACGTCGACCCCGACCTGCCCCTTGCGGTCTTCCACACCATCGTCGACCGCAACCTCCGCCGCGACATCCGTCGCGAGCTCGACAAGAGGGGCATCCCCTCGATCGACCTTCTCGGGCCCTCTATCACCGTGATCTCTACCCTGACGGGCGAGGAGCCCAAGTACGAGCCAGGCCGCAGGACCGTGACCGAGGTCGAGACCCTCTAG
- the ppdK gene encoding pyruvate, phosphate dikinase: MAEKHVYRFGMDEDGNNVTEVAGKTVNEAKWITGGKGANLAEMANIGLPVPPGFSITCQTCVAYSSAGNVWPEGVLDEIDEYRADLERRMGKRLGDKDDPLLVSVRSGAPFSMPGMMDTVLNLGLNDESVQGLIKQTNNERFAWDSYRRFVQMFSGVVMGVDGQLFEDAINKKKADKGVKLDTDLDAADLRDLTETFKGIFAKNVDSQAHPEVAPNGIATFPQDPYLQLRLAEQAVFGSWNTERAILYRKQNKIDDSLGTAVNVQVMVFGNKGETSATGVAFTRNPADGTNERYGDFLVNAQGEDVVAGIRNTEPIADLPKIPGLEKAGKDLYHVFEILEDHYADMMDLEFTIEQGKLWMLQTRVGKRTALSALKVAMQMVEEGRITQEQAIMRVAPSQLDQLLHPQFDPKAKLDVVAKGMNASPGAAVGAVVFSSDAAVHYANIEKPCILVRWETTPDDLKGMVAAEGILTSHGGKTSHAAVIARGMGTPCVCGAEALRIDAKAKECVISGTNAVLHEGDIISINGTTGDIILGAVPLTRPELTGDLETILGWADDVRRDASRGRLFGVRTNADNPEDAQLSVDFGAEGIGLDRTEHMFLGERKEIIQSFILADNDGQKQQALGQLLKAQTGDFEGMFKAMDGKAVIVRLLDPPLHEFLDDPRELAVEIAHAEGRGETEIQIKAMRDRLARLDSFQEANPMLGLRGCRLGIVYPELNDMQVRAIAAAAAKLKKQGLDPRPEIMVPLISTVEELKLVRAQIEAGVHAVAEAEGVELSIPIGCMIELPRAAVTADEIGKYADFFSFGTNDLTQTTFGFSRDDVESAFIPQYLNKKILRANPFETLDSGVAKLVEMGVKGGHAANDTIVCGVCGETGGDPDSIQMYYDLGLDYVSCSPYRVPIARLAGAQAKISSNGGPRKLA, from the coding sequence ATGGCTGAGAAGCACGTGTATCGTTTCGGCATGGACGAAGACGGTAACAACGTTACCGAGGTCGCAGGCAAGACCGTCAACGAGGCCAAGTGGATCACCGGCGGCAAGGGCGCCAACCTCGCCGAGATGGCCAACATCGGCCTTCCCGTCCCCCCGGGATTCTCCATCACCTGCCAGACCTGCGTCGCCTATTCCAGCGCTGGTAACGTTTGGCCTGAGGGCGTCCTCGATGAGATTGACGAGTATCGTGCCGACCTTGAGAGGCGCATGGGAAAGAGGCTCGGCGACAAGGATGACCCGCTGCTCGTCTCCGTCCGCTCCGGCGCGCCCTTCTCCATGCCTGGCATGATGGACACGGTGCTCAACCTCGGCCTCAACGACGAATCCGTCCAGGGCCTCATCAAGCAGACCAACAACGAGCGTTTCGCGTGGGACTCCTATCGCCGCTTCGTCCAGATGTTCTCCGGCGTCGTCATGGGCGTCGACGGCCAGCTCTTCGAGGACGCCATCAACAAGAAGAAGGCAGACAAGGGCGTCAAGCTCGACACCGACCTCGACGCCGCCGACCTCAGGGACCTGACCGAGACCTTCAAGGGCATATTCGCCAAAAACGTCGACTCGCAGGCCCACCCCGAGGTCGCGCCCAACGGCATCGCCACCTTCCCGCAGGATCCCTACCTGCAGCTCCGCCTTGCCGAGCAGGCCGTGTTCGGCTCCTGGAACACCGAGCGCGCCATCCTCTACCGCAAGCAGAACAAGATTGACGACTCCCTCGGTACGGCCGTCAACGTCCAGGTCATGGTCTTCGGCAACAAGGGCGAGACCTCCGCTACGGGCGTCGCGTTCACGCGCAACCCCGCCGACGGCACCAACGAGCGTTACGGCGACTTCTTGGTCAACGCCCAGGGCGAGGACGTCGTGGCCGGCATCCGCAACACCGAGCCCATCGCAGACCTGCCCAAGATCCCTGGTCTCGAGAAGGCCGGCAAGGACCTCTACCACGTCTTCGAGATCCTCGAGGACCACTACGCGGACATGATGGACCTCGAGTTCACCATCGAGCAGGGCAAGCTCTGGATGCTCCAGACCCGTGTGGGCAAGCGCACCGCCCTCTCTGCGCTCAAGGTCGCCATGCAGATGGTCGAGGAGGGTCGCATCACCCAGGAGCAGGCCATCATGCGCGTCGCCCCGTCTCAGCTCGACCAGCTCCTGCACCCGCAGTTCGACCCCAAGGCCAAGCTGGACGTCGTGGCCAAGGGCATGAACGCGTCACCCGGCGCGGCGGTGGGCGCCGTCGTCTTCTCCTCTGACGCCGCCGTCCACTACGCCAACATCGAGAAGCCCTGCATCCTCGTCCGCTGGGAGACCACCCCTGACGACCTCAAGGGCATGGTCGCCGCCGAGGGCATCCTCACGTCACATGGCGGCAAGACCTCGCATGCCGCCGTCATAGCCCGCGGCATGGGCACGCCTTGCGTCTGCGGCGCCGAGGCGCTGAGGATCGATGCCAAGGCCAAGGAGTGCGTCATCTCCGGCACCAATGCCGTCCTGCACGAGGGCGACATCATCTCCATCAACGGCACGACCGGTGACATCATCCTGGGCGCCGTGCCCCTTACGCGCCCCGAGCTCACCGGTGACCTCGAGACCATCCTCGGATGGGCCGACGACGTCCGCCGCGACGCCTCCCGCGGTCGGCTGTTCGGCGTCCGCACCAACGCGGACAACCCCGAGGACGCCCAGCTGTCCGTCGACTTCGGTGCTGAGGGCATCGGCCTCGACCGCACCGAGCACATGTTCCTGGGCGAGCGCAAGGAGATCATCCAGTCCTTCATCCTTGCTGACAACGACGGCCAGAAACAGCAGGCACTCGGACAGCTTCTCAAGGCGCAGACTGGTGACTTCGAGGGCATGTTCAAGGCGATGGACGGCAAGGCCGTCATCGTCCGCCTCCTCGACCCGCCCCTGCACGAGTTCCTCGACGACCCGCGCGAGCTTGCCGTCGAGATCGCCCACGCCGAGGGCCGTGGCGAGACGGAGATCCAGATCAAGGCCATGCGCGACCGCCTCGCCCGCCTGGACTCCTTCCAGGAGGCCAACCCCATGCTCGGCCTGCGCGGCTGCCGTCTGGGCATCGTCTACCCCGAGCTCAACGACATGCAGGTCCGTGCCATTGCCGCCGCCGCGGCCAAGCTTAAGAAGCAGGGCCTCGATCCCAGGCCCGAGATCATGGTGCCGCTGATTTCCACCGTCGAGGAGCTCAAGCTCGTCCGCGCCCAGATCGAGGCCGGCGTCCACGCCGTCGCCGAGGCGGAGGGCGTCGAGCTCAGCATTCCCATCGGCTGCATGATTGAGCTCCCCCGTGCCGCCGTGACTGCCGACGAGATCGGCAAGTACGCCGACTTCTTCTCCTTCGGAACCAACGACCTCACCCAGACGACCTTCGGCTTCTCCCGCGATGACGTCGAGAGCGCCTTCATCCCCCAGTACCTCAACAAGAAGATCCTGAGGGCCAACCCGTTCGAGACGCTGGATTCCGGCGTCGCGAAGCTGGTCGAGATGGGCGTCAAGGGCGGACATGCCGCCAACGACACCATCGTCTGTGGAGTCTGTGGCGAGACCGGCGGCGACCCCGACTCCATCCAGATGTACTATGACCTCGGTCTCGACTACGTCTCCTGCTCGCCCTACCGCGTGCCCATCGCACGCCTGGCGGGTGCGCAGGCCAAGATCAGCTCCAACGGCGGACCCCGAAAGCTCGCCTAG